The following coding sequences are from one Desulfosporosinus orientis DSM 765 window:
- the recJ gene encoding single-stranded-DNA-specific exonuclease RecJ, with amino-acid sequence MDGVTSTTLLYKVLIDLGFKAVAYIPHRQDEGYGLHSEVIERAAKAGVGVVITVDCGVTAVSEVELAKTLNIDVIITDHHEPQDALPKAHAIINPKVENSGYPFRNLAGVGVAFKLAQALLARIGSREARSHMEIQLLDLVALGTIADLVPLIGENRILVHHGLLQMEKTNHPGLSALLKECGLKDKSLKAGQIGFMVAPRINAAGRMDSARTGLELLLAEDPERAAELACQLTRENQSRQETEKEILAEAIAMLEGKPLPRVIVLSADHWHHGVIGIVASRLVERYYRPVFLIAEEGEEAKGSARGIPGYPVLEQLSTQAYLLTKYGGHKQAAGFALFSKDIDDLRKGLNEQALLYDETLFQEVLRIDCQVTLDKVSGDLLTQLEKMAPFGFGNPGPLLACSGIPVHSVTAVGKDQTHLKFRFGSQGEQEGIAFRWGERLNELKGQPELDAAFALDWNTFRGQEAVQLIIKDIQKEAKWQNSPAGGDSHRAYREFAAAVEESDIQWIDWRELPRASWPLPTNEQIWVWDNTVSKPTLRLGNTIAGENETINQSLGIMLGLPLTEEDFKEGVEKLRELGIVRIALAGFQTHPEEKVHRRCCYISREELIGYYRDLQVKSRQGNPFSWELISDTADRAKEALKIFEELGLILCLGGIDEIQLEWIPAKKRLDLDSSLRYRFARGCIEKALKFQQRLLASTL; translated from the coding sequence GTGGACGGGGTGACGAGTACCACTTTATTATACAAAGTGTTAATAGACTTAGGATTTAAGGCTGTTGCGTATATTCCTCACCGGCAAGACGAAGGGTATGGCCTACATTCTGAGGTTATTGAACGGGCTGCAAAAGCGGGTGTTGGTGTGGTCATTACCGTGGATTGTGGAGTTACAGCAGTCTCTGAAGTGGAACTGGCTAAAACTCTGAATATTGATGTTATCATAACCGATCATCATGAGCCTCAGGATGCTTTGCCGAAGGCTCATGCCATCATTAATCCTAAGGTTGAGAATTCAGGTTATCCTTTCAGGAACTTAGCAGGGGTTGGGGTTGCTTTTAAATTAGCCCAAGCTTTATTGGCAAGAATCGGGAGTCGCGAAGCCAGGTCACATATGGAAATCCAATTGCTGGATTTGGTGGCTTTAGGAACTATTGCCGACTTAGTCCCTTTAATTGGAGAAAACCGAATATTAGTGCATCACGGACTTCTTCAGATGGAGAAGACGAACCATCCGGGCTTAAGTGCCCTGCTTAAAGAGTGCGGGCTAAAGGATAAATCTCTTAAAGCCGGGCAAATAGGTTTTATGGTCGCTCCCAGAATTAATGCGGCTGGGCGAATGGATAGTGCACGAACAGGCTTGGAACTCCTTCTGGCAGAGGATCCGGAGCGGGCTGCTGAACTTGCGTGTCAATTGACCAGAGAAAATCAGTCCCGGCAAGAAACAGAGAAGGAAATTCTGGCAGAAGCCATCGCAATGCTGGAAGGGAAGCCTCTGCCAAGAGTGATTGTACTATCCGCGGACCATTGGCACCATGGAGTCATTGGTATTGTAGCCTCTCGTTTGGTTGAACGCTATTACCGGCCTGTATTTTTAATTGCAGAAGAAGGAGAAGAAGCCAAGGGTTCGGCTCGCGGTATTCCAGGTTACCCGGTTTTAGAACAGCTCAGTACTCAAGCTTATCTTTTGACAAAATATGGAGGTCATAAGCAGGCCGCTGGTTTCGCTCTTTTCTCTAAGGATATTGATGATTTAAGAAAAGGGTTAAATGAACAAGCCTTACTTTATGATGAGACTTTATTTCAGGAAGTTTTGAGAATTGATTGCCAGGTGACTCTTGATAAGGTTTCAGGGGATTTGCTAACTCAACTTGAAAAAATGGCTCCCTTTGGGTTTGGCAATCCCGGTCCCCTGTTAGCATGTTCGGGAATTCCTGTTCATTCGGTAACGGCTGTTGGCAAAGACCAAACTCATCTAAAATTTCGCTTTGGTTCACAGGGCGAGCAAGAAGGAATCGCTTTCAGGTGGGGAGAACGTTTAAACGAACTAAAAGGTCAGCCTGAATTAGATGCAGCCTTCGCTCTTGATTGGAATACTTTTAGAGGGCAGGAAGCAGTTCAGTTAATTATTAAAGATATCCAAAAGGAAGCTAAATGGCAGAACTCACCTGCCGGGGGGGACAGCCACAGAGCTTATCGGGAATTTGCAGCCGCCGTGGAGGAATCCGATATCCAGTGGATAGACTGGCGGGAATTGCCTCGTGCATCTTGGCCGCTCCCAACTAATGAACAGATATGGGTGTGGGACAATACTGTGAGTAAGCCCACCTTACGATTAGGGAACACGATTGCTGGGGAAAATGAAACCATTAATCAAAGTTTGGGTATCATGCTTGGCCTTCCCCTTACGGAAGAAGATTTTAAAGAAGGCGTAGAAAAGCTTCGTGAATTAGGGATTGTCAGGATTGCCTTAGCAGGATTTCAAACTCACCCTGAGGAAAAGGTTCATCGACGCTGTTGTTACATATCACGGGAAGAACTTATAGGTTATTATCGGGACCTACAGGTTAAATCAAGACAAGGAAATCCTTTTTCTTGGGAATTGATAAGTGATACAGCAGATCGGGCTAAGGAAGCCTTAAAGATTTTTGAAGAACTGGGGCTTATCCTCTGTCTTGGAGGAATAGACGAGATTCAACTGGAATGGATTCCAGCTAAGAAGAGATTAGACCTTGATTCTTCTTTGCGTTATCGTTTTGCAAGAGGATGCATAGAGAAGGCATTAAAGTTTCAGCAAAGACTATTAGCCTCGACTCTTTGA
- a CDS encoding DUF262 domain-containing protein: MSYIDVTIKDIVGKIGNNEIYLPAIQRRFVWGYEQIEKLFDSIMLGYPIGTFLFWKVEKPKTNDYTFYKFIQEYHERDSLNELAPKPEMKDVIIGVLDGQQRLSSMYLALQGSYAYKKPRARWDNDDAFPKRLLYLNLLRNHQTDDEGSITYEFKFLTVTEAKYKDEKCFWFPIKEALKWKEANDYIKYATEKGYLTNGIFIDILTTLWQRITQDKIINYFEVVADHLDDILDIFIRVNSGGTVLSKSDLLFSTIVANWEQAREEIEDLLKNINGKGDKFNFDNDFIMRTCLVLTDSPVLFKVHNFKKENVLKIKDNWQTIKDAIKTTVDIIAEFGFSQENLTSKNAIIPISYYIYKGGNLSINNKNLMRKYLVASLLKLVYGGKGDQVLDTIRNVLRKEKSDGSYILKSNDFPLAKLYSTKLPAEKSLLFTDEDIDELFEYKKSPYTFMVLSLLYPNLKLGQVKFHQDHLHPASSFTAMNLKQSCVPNIKWTTFQDAKDKLANLQLLEENENESKSKTPLKKWFDSNIVDKANYRTLNFIPNVDLELTNFELFIEERKKLMSKRFKEIIMN, encoded by the coding sequence ATGAGTTATATAGATGTCACGATAAAGGATATTGTGGGTAAAATTGGAAATAATGAAATTTATCTCCCCGCTATTCAAAGAAGATTTGTTTGGGGTTATGAGCAAATAGAGAAACTTTTTGATTCAATTATGCTCGGCTATCCAATTGGAACATTTCTATTTTGGAAAGTAGAGAAACCCAAAACGAATGATTATACTTTTTATAAGTTTATTCAAGAATATCATGAACGAGATAGTTTAAATGAACTTGCACCTAAGCCCGAAATGAAAGATGTTATAATTGGGGTTCTAGATGGTCAACAGAGATTAAGTTCTATGTATTTAGCTCTTCAGGGAAGTTATGCATATAAAAAACCAAGGGCAAGATGGGATAATGATGATGCATTTCCTAAAAGACTTCTTTATCTTAACCTACTTAGAAATCATCAGACAGATGACGAAGGTAGTATAACCTACGAGTTTAAATTTTTAACAGTCACAGAAGCTAAATATAAAGACGAAAAATGTTTTTGGTTTCCTATAAAGGAAGCTTTAAAGTGGAAGGAAGCTAATGATTATATAAAGTATGCAACAGAGAAGGGATACCTCACAAATGGAATCTTTATTGATATCTTAACTACATTATGGCAAAGAATTACACAAGATAAAATTATAAATTATTTTGAAGTCGTAGCGGATCATCTCGATGATATTTTAGATATTTTTATCCGAGTTAATAGTGGAGGAACTGTGCTTTCTAAAAGCGACTTACTCTTTTCCACAATTGTTGCTAATTGGGAACAAGCTAGAGAAGAAATAGAAGATCTTCTGAAAAATATTAATGGTAAAGGCGATAAATTTAATTTTGATAACGACTTTATCATGAGGACGTGCCTAGTCCTTACTGATAGCCCAGTATTATTCAAAGTGCATAACTTTAAAAAAGAAAACGTTCTAAAAATTAAGGATAATTGGCAAACGATCAAGGATGCAATTAAGACAACAGTAGATATAATTGCGGAATTCGGATTTAGTCAAGAAAACTTAACATCCAAAAATGCGATAATCCCTATAAGTTATTACATATATAAAGGCGGAAATTTAAGTATTAACAATAAAAACTTAATGAGAAAGTACCTTGTTGCAAGTTTGCTGAAGTTGGTGTACGGGGGAAAGGGAGATCAAGTTCTTGACACTATCAGAAATGTTCTTAGAAAAGAAAAGTCTGATGGGAGCTATATTCTAAAGAGTAACGATTTTCCACTAGCGAAGCTATATTCAACAAAACTACCTGCAGAAAAAAGCCTGTTATTTACAGATGAGGATATTGATGAGTTGTTCGAATATAAGAAAAGTCCATATACGTTTATGGTTTTATCATTACTATATCCTAATCTCAAGCTAGGACAGGTAAAGTTTCACCAAGACCATTTGCACCCTGCAAGTTCTTTTACGGCTATGAATCTAAAACAAAGTTGTGTTCCAAATATAAAATGGACTACTTTCCAAGATGCTAAGGACAAATTAGCTAATCTCCAGTTGTTGGAAGAAAACGAAAATGAGTCTAAAAGTAAGACTCCATTGAAAAAATGGTTTGATAGTAACATAGTAGATAAGGCTAACTATAGAACATTAAATTTCATTCCAAATGTAGATTTGGAACTTACGAATTTTGAGTTATTTATAGAAGAAAGAAAGAAACTTATGTCAAAAAGGTTTAAGGAGATTATCATGAACTAG
- a CDS encoding adenine phosphoribosyltransferase yields the protein MEFRDHIRVIMDFPKEGISYKDVTTLLKNGEMYHAAIDELVERIKPWKPDVIVGPEARGFLFGAPVAYALGVGFVPVRKPGKLPAQTVSETYALEYGFDTLEVHADAIHPGERVVVVDDLLATGGTTLATANLMKKIGAEMVGMGFLIELAFLKGREKLADYSVFSLVEY from the coding sequence ATGGAGTTTAGGGATCATATACGAGTTATTATGGATTTTCCCAAAGAGGGGATTTCCTACAAGGATGTTACCACGCTGTTGAAAAATGGAGAAATGTATCATGCAGCTATTGATGAGCTTGTGGAAAGAATTAAGCCGTGGAAGCCTGACGTCATCGTTGGCCCTGAAGCAAGAGGGTTCCTTTTCGGTGCGCCCGTTGCTTATGCTTTAGGAGTCGGCTTTGTCCCAGTTCGCAAGCCGGGTAAATTGCCCGCTCAGACAGTTTCTGAGACTTATGCTTTAGAATATGGCTTCGACACTTTAGAGGTCCATGCAGATGCTATTCATCCCGGTGAACGTGTCGTCGTGGTTGACGATTTGTTGGCAACGGGTGGTACAACTCTGGCAACTGCAAACCTAATGAAAAAGATTGGGGCAGAAATGGTGGGAATGGGTTTCTTGATTGAACTGGCGTTTTTGAAGGGACGAGAAAAATTAGCGGATTACTCAGTCTTTTCTCTGGTTGAATACTAA